One Candidatus Krumholzibacteriia bacterium genomic window carries:
- a CDS encoding L-threonylcarbamoyladenylate synthase produces MRRSWRRRSWRSRMQRCVPAWPRCVLRGGLKRMRCMDFGEPGGIHLACRLLADGEAMILPTETLYGFSAVATSKAGRRRIAAWKGIESPRSFLALLPCFDALLSYLTPGQDPRALDFLRRLWPAPLTAVLRVQEAQPWGETVESGATAAFRVPAHPRLRALLARLGAAVLSTSVNRTGAAALLREGEIDAVFGSETDLWFCRDRGLETRAPGPGSTLVDCTSWPPRLLRRGLFDLDASLGTTPVG; encoded by the coding sequence ATGCGGCGCTCCTGGCGGCGCAGATCCTGGCGCTCGAGGATGCAGCGCTGCGTTCCCGCCTGGCCGCGCTGCGTGCTGCGTGGGGGACTTAAGCGGATGCGGTGTATGGACTTCGGCGAGCCGGGCGGAATCCACCTGGCCTGCCGTCTGCTTGCCGATGGGGAGGCGATGATCTTGCCGACCGAGACTCTCTATGGTTTCTCCGCCGTCGCCACCTCCAAAGCGGGCAGGCGGCGGATCGCGGCCTGGAAAGGGATCGAGAGCCCGAGGAGCTTCCTCGCCCTCTTGCCCTGCTTCGATGCCTTACTTTCCTACCTGACTCCGGGCCAGGATCCGAGGGCGCTCGATTTCCTCCGGCGGCTCTGGCCGGCGCCGCTCACCGCGGTGCTGCGCGTTCAGGAGGCGCAGCCCTGGGGAGAAACGGTAGAATCAGGAGCGACGGCAGCGTTCCGAGTTCCGGCGCACCCGCGGCTGCGCGCCCTCTTGGCGCGACTCGGTGCGGCCGTACTCTCGACGAGCGTCAACCGCACGGGCGCAGCAGCGCTGTTGCGGGAAGGAGAGATCGACGCGGTCTTCGGCAGTGAGACTGATCTCTGGTTCTGCCGCGACCGCGGTCTCGAAACGCGGGCCCCGGGACCGGGATCGACTCTGGTGGACTGCACCAGCTGGCCGCCACGGCTCCTGCGCCGGGGACTGTTCGACCTGGACGCGAGTCTCGGAACGACGCCGGTCGGGTGA
- the purE gene encoding 5-(carboxyamino)imidazole ribonucleotide mutase codes for MAEPRVGILIGSESDREIMEHCLRQLQELGIPAELQVLSAHRTPERVRDYALQAEARGLRVLVAAAGMAAHLAGAVAASSPLPVIGVPLEAGALRGLDALLSTVQMPRGVPVACMAIGKPGAVNAALLAAQILALEDAALRSRLAALRAAWGT; via the coding sequence GTGGCAGAGCCGCGCGTCGGCATCTTGATCGGGAGCGAATCGGACCGCGAGATCATGGAGCACTGCCTGCGACAGCTGCAGGAGCTCGGTATCCCCGCGGAGCTGCAGGTGCTCTCGGCGCACCGGACGCCGGAGCGCGTCCGCGACTATGCGCTGCAAGCGGAGGCCCGCGGTCTCCGGGTCCTCGTCGCCGCCGCCGGCATGGCGGCCCATCTGGCCGGGGCGGTGGCAGCTTCGTCGCCGCTTCCGGTCATCGGGGTTCCCCTGGAGGCTGGGGCGCTGCGCGGACTCGATGCACTTCTTTCCACCGTGCAGATGCCCCGGGGTGTCCCGGTGGCCTGCATGGCCATCGGCAAGCCGGGGGCGGTCAATGCGGCGCTCCTGGCGGCGCAGATCCTGGCGCTCGAGGATGCAGCGCTGCGTTCCCGCCTGGCCGCGCTGCGTGCTGCGTGGGGGACTTAA